Proteins co-encoded in one Cricetulus griseus strain 17A/GY chromosome 1 unlocalized genomic scaffold, alternate assembly CriGri-PICRH-1.0 chr1_1, whole genome shotgun sequence genomic window:
- the Ckap2 gene encoding cytoskeleton-associated protein 2 isoform X1, which translates to MAESRKRSAGRAGRNTLRVPRDLQLPPTKRDQPAFREQRKQKLKEYLLIRKTMFSNKQENQISREQKVMISEDQAQEQKKVLKLKTEMADKENIRNMIEKNGIPLKADEATSSEIHNLKDNTQAVQLLSTRDDFQGQTMTSDKACHLKDNKKMQATAEKPKQDDNIPKKRVLGYYHGQVVQSKINSFRKVPNIKGESPSATKKLPPTVSKATKAKSAPVNAVSIRASSVTATTKFVNTKSVSTTSKNTLVRPPIRSLHNNTIRKAPLGKELQRSELAVTFVNTRPSQDTKRDKAPSRSKTSESVSRTHLSNTRLIEKSENMDRRRYTMAGATVPRSVQPKETTEERKAPMTERRTGKGKGLKRPPNLIANQSETKGQKENPVGSFWTTMAEEDEQRLFTEKVNKTISECLNLINKKGCPKEEILDTLNDLIHNIPDAKKLVKYWICLVRIEPVTSPIENIISIYEKAILAGAQPIEEMRHIIIDILTMKSQEKVNLGENIEEGHATKGHTQEVKTEETSVNIEPGNSGEEHEDQRNVKVCENNQDKETKEPARDFITPDSKTEAGCLIRYNVSSTPCLQSMKKKMQHGNNSTVKELKFLTPVRRSRRIQEKTLQLPDMLKDHDPCVSSLGQLSELGEDAFVCRPNTALCPLFSETDTVGEK; encoded by the exons ATGGCAGAGTCCAGGAAACGCTCTGCAGGCCGGGCTGGGAGGAACACTTTGCGGGTGCCACGGGACCTGCAGCTGCCCCCGACCAAGAGAGACCAGCCGGCCTTCAGAG aacaaagaaaacaaaaactcaaggaATATCTGTTAATACGAAAAACAATgttttcaaacaaacaagaaaatcagaTATCCAG aGAACAGAAAGTGATGATATCTGAAGATCAGGCCCAAGAACAGAAGAAAGTTCTGAAACTCAAAACAGAAATG gctgataaagaaaatattagaaacatGATTGAAAAAAATGGCATTCCATTAAAAGCTGATGAAGCAACCAGTTCAGAAATACACAACTTGAAGGATAATACTCAAGCTGTGCAGTTATTATCAACTAGAGATGATTTCCAAGGTCAGACTATGACATCAGACAAGGCATGCCACcttaaagacaataaaaagatGCAAGCAACTGCAGAAAAGCCCAAACAGGATGACAACATACCTAAAAAACGAGTGCTTGGTTATTATCATGGCCAGGTTGTTCAGTCTAAGATTAATTCATTTAGAAAGGTTCCAAATATCAAAGGTGAGAGTCCTTCAGCAACCAAGAAACTTCCTCCTACTGTGTCTAAAGCCACAAAGGCTAAGTCTGCACCTGTAAACGCCGTCAGTATAAGAGCCTCAAGTGTGACTGCTACCACCAAGTTTGTAAACACTAAGTCTGTGAGCACTACGTCCAAGAACACACTTGTGCGACCACCTATTAGAAGCCTCCACAATAATACCATCAGAAAAGCACCTCTTGGAAAAGAATTACAACGGTCAGAACTGGCTGTAACTTTTGTCAATACCCGACCTTCTCAGGACACAAAAAGAGATAAGGCACCATCAAGAAGTAAAACATCTGAAAGTGTATCCAGGACTCATTTGTCTAATACCAGACTGATagaaaagtcagaaaatatgGACCGACGCAGATACACAATGGCAGGAGCAACTGTTCCTAGATCAGTTCAGCCCAAAGAAACCACAGAAGAGAGAAA AGCTCCAATGACTGAGCGGAGAACTGGCAAAGGAAAAGGACTAAAAAGGCCTCCTAACTTAATAGCTAATCAGTCTGAGACAAAgggacaaaaagaaaacccagttGGGTCCTTTTGGACTACAATGGCAGAAGAAGATGAACAGAGATTATTTACTGAAAAAGTAAACAAGACAATTTCTGAATGCCTTAACCTGATCAATAAGAAG GGATGcccaaaagaagaaattttaGACACATTGAATGACCTGATTCATAATATTCCAGATGCCAAAAAACTTGTTAAGTATTGGATATGTCTTGTTCGTATTGAACCAGTCACAAGTCCTATTGAAAATATTATCTCAATCTATGAGAAGGCCATTCTGGCAGGGGCTCAG ccTATTGAAGAGATGCGACACATAATCATAGATATTCTAACAATGAAGAGTCAAGAAAAAGTTAATTTGG GAGAAAATATTGAGGAGGGTCATGCAACCAAGGGACATACCCAGGAAGTCAAAACTGAAGAAACAAGTGTCAATATAGAACCAGGAAATTCAGGAGAGGAACATGAGGATCAGAGGAATGTTAAAGTTTGTGAAAACAaccaagacaaagaaacaaaagagccagCCCGAGATTTTATAACCCCTGATTCAAAAACTGAAGCAGGTTGCCTAATTAGATATaatgtatcttcaactccatGCTTGCAAAG tATGAAAAAGAAGATGCAACATGGTAATAATTCCACAGTTAAAGAGCTAAAGTTTCTCACACCAGTGAGGCGTTCTCGGCGCATTCAAGAAAAGACTTTACAACTGCCAGATATGTTAAAAGACCACGACCCTTGTGTATCTTCACTGGGACAGTTGTCTGAGTTGGGAGAGGATGCTTTTGTTTGCCGTCCTAATACAGCACTGTGCCCTCTGTTCTCTGAGACTGACACAGTGGGAGAGAAATAG